A part of Fundulus heteroclitus isolate FHET01 chromosome 23, MU-UCD_Fhet_4.1, whole genome shotgun sequence genomic DNA contains:
- the LOC105928694 gene encoding serine/arginine repetitive matrix protein 1 isoform X1 — protein MDKFFKPVHSPSSDQTKKQRNPHHHPHHHHQDTHSQRYTKLDDNVRNSDDSRGPHRRRQHSEILYDSPHHDAQYLYQQDNEKLYDHHTSVTLSRASSSSLSSTSSSSSTSWFTETSANDPFYLQHAERPQHSLSCSNISEVRRGFREDDGSEPIVFATVKHSKKGNVVSSSHQSRGNDLYDLNRGHSRSEEGLLQCNESDGGRGRPKASKIDHGPLYKTTSLNRSLAFSEENIVLGVPRGPKRAVSSSQLPSKGILKNKENNNDIRKAKSMEVLSPRVKTGEGQSGVKGKGITEAEIQRARATFVEGKLQFSAFLDEITKQVMSPSQLSIFGVSPNKTTEKTFEPVPKPEPVKPELPPKKHRAGRRSDTELPVKKLSRQVKPPIGSRKHSDCSDSDKLTTYAGRRHQGSPPPSHFPPSASHGRKDRRPSPTGDSMSGDRYSRYGPPHTDGTSTSPEPNQPKQRHHRRQHPDTFKNQNPYIQNFTVQTHHEGEHRRPSNSPPSSSQAAGQGFGSESSSTKSDSSRGRDTASTATSHSSEQSARHQSQHMGISQTHRNMVCDPDHLQALQEENADLHQNLLQTVVCIESLEAELQRTRDELSHVKEKYKSLLQTHSGTKQANNLLGEHLHKASESLSSERKYLQNRVSQLGSELDDAHRTIAALENINVPVLVKELLGKYFGSAEAVQKFLTTSFPTSQSQQTDGQSSHPKAEEAARGWLSESEEGPQRATAFLPIKQALTPAKNEGQHESTHSPSFSLADVGAASYKTAAPGYPARPQPVYPQTQQQLPRSAAHAEATPDPQHAHAAGDRWEGRGGLKVLLFEQDAENVNSMLAQQILDDFMHQLQAHKEAGGGKEQQSGQEWTNGVEQAGKVAD, from the exons ATGGACAAGTTCTTCAAACCCGTTCACAGCCCTTCTTCAGATCAGACTAAAAAACAGAGGAACCCCCACCACCAtcctcatcatcaccaccaAGACACCCATTCACAGAG GTATACAAAGCTCGATGACAATGTTAGAAACTCAGATGATAGCAGAGGGCCCCACCGCCGCCGCCAGCACAGTGAAATTCTCTACGACAGCCCCCATCATGACGCCCAGTATCTGTACCAGCAAGATAACGAGAAGCTTTACGACCACCACACTTCTGTAACCCTCTCCAgggcctcctcctcttctctctcctccacctcgtcctcctcctccacttctTGGTTCACAGAGACCAGCGCCAACGATCCCTTCTACCTTCAGCACGCCGAGCGGCCGCAGCACTCCCTGTCCTGCTCCAACATCTCTGAGGTGCGCAGAGGTTTCAGGGAGGACGACGGCAGCGAACCCATCGTCTTTGCCACCGtcaaacacagcaaaaagggaaatGTCGTCAGCAGCTCGCACCAAAGCAGAGGCAATGATTTGTACGACCTCAACAGAGGTCACAGTCGGAGTGAGGAAGGGTTGCTGCAGTGCAACGAAAGTGATGGTGGTAGAGGACGGCCCAAAGCGTCAAAAATCGACCACGGGCCTTTGTATAAGACAACCAGTCTAAACCGTAGCTTGGCTTTCAGTGAGGAGAACATCGTTTTGGGGGTCCCTAGGGGTCCTAAGAGAGCAGTCTCTTCAAGCCAGTTACCCAGCAAAGGGATACTCAAAAACAAGGAGAACAACAATGACATTCGCAAGGCTAAGTCAATGGAGGTGCTTTCTCCAAGAGTCAAGACGGGAGAAGGTCAGAGTGGGGTGAAGGGGAAAGGGATCACTGAAGCTGAGATACAGCGAGCCCGGGCCACCTTTGTGGAGGGAAAGTTGCAGTTTTCAGCTTTTCTAGACGAGATCACGAAACAGGTCATGAGTCCTTCCCAGCTCTCCATTTTTGGCGTGAGCCCCAACAAAACCACAGAGAAGACCTTTGAACCAGTCCCCAAACCTGAGCCGGTCAAGCCTGAGCTTCCACCCAAGAAGCACAGAGCCGGGAGACGGAGTGACACGGAGCTGCCGGTGAAGAAGCTCAGCAGACAGGTGAAACCCCCCATCGGCTCTCGCAAACATTCAGACTGCTCCGATTCGGACAAGCTGACAACGTATGCAGGAAGAAGGCACCAAGGCAGCCCCCCGCCTAGTCACTTCCCGCCATCCGCCAGCCACGGACGTAAAGACCGGAGGCCGTCTCCAACTGGAGACTCGATGTCGGGGGACAGATACAGCAGATATGGTCCTCCCCATACAGATGGAACCAGTACTAGTCCTGAACCGAACCAACCCAAACAGCGCCACCACCGCAGACAGCACCCCGACacttttaaaaaccaaaacccATACATCCAAAACTTTACTGTGCAGACGCACCATGAGGGTGAGCACAGACGGCCGAGCAACTCCCCTCCGTCTTCGTCCCAGGCTGCAGGACAAGGGTTCGGCTCCGAGTCCTCGTCCACAAAGTCCGACTCGTCCAGGGGTCGAGACACGGCCTCCACGGCTACCAGTCACAGCTCAGAGCAGAGCGCCCGGCACCAGTCACAGCACATGGGGATCTCTCAAACGCACAGG AACATGGTGTGTGATCCGGACCACCTTCA GGCGCTGCAGGAGGAGAATGCAGATCTCcaccagaacctgctgcagaCGGTGGTTTGCATTGAGAGCCtggaggcagagctgcagaggacCAGGGACGAGCTCAGTCACGTTAAGGAGAAATATAAGAG CCTCCTGCAGACACACAGTGGGACAAAACAGGCGAATAACCTGCTGGGAGAGCACCTTCACAAAGCG TCGGAGAGCCTGAGCAGTGAGAGGAAATATCTGCAGAATCGAGTTTCCCAGCTGGGCTCAGAGCTGGATGACGCCCACAGGACCATAGCAGCTCTGGAGAACATTAAT GTACCGGTTTTGGTGAAGGAACTTCTGGGGAAGTATTTTGGTTCGGCCGAAGCCGTACAAAAGTTCCTCACAACCTCTTTTCCAACCAGCCAATCCCAGCAGACAGATGGCCAATCTAGCCATCCTAAAGCAGAGGAAGCAGCCCGGGGCTGGCTGAGCGAGTCAGAGGAAGGGCCGCAGAGGGCGACGGCCTTTCTGCCGATTAAACAAGCTCTCACACCAGCTAAAAACGAGGGCCAGCATGAGTCCACTCACAGCCCGTCCTTCTCTCTGGCCGACGTCGGAGCTGCTTCCTATAAAACCGCAGCTCCTGGTTATCCTGCCAGACCCCAGCCGGTGTACCCACAAACCCAGCAGCAGCTGCCGCGGAGCGCTGCCCACGCCGAGGCCACTCCAGACCCCCAGCACGCCCACGCAGCGGGTGACAGGTGGGAAGGAAGAGGGGGCTTAAAGGTGCTGCTCTTTGAGCAGGATGCAGAGAACGTGAACTCCATGCTGGCCCAGCAGATcctggatgatttcatgcatcaGCTGCAGGCACACAAGGAGGCCGGGGGAGggaaggagcagcagagtgGGCAGGAGTGGACGAACGGAGTGGAGCAGGCAGGGAAAGTGGCAGACTGA
- the LOC105928694 gene encoding serine/arginine repetitive matrix protein 1 isoform X2: MDKFFKPVHSPSSDQTKKQRNPHHHPHHHHQDTHSQRYTKLDDNVRNSDDSRGPHRRRQHSEILYDSPHHDAQYLYQQDNEKLYDHHTSVTLSRASSSSLSSTSSSSSTSWFTETSANDPFYLQHAERPQHSLSCSNISEVRRGFREDDGSEPIVFATVKHSKKGNVVSSSHQSRGNDLYDLNRGHSRSEEGLLQCNESDGGRGRPKASKIDHGPLYKTTSLNRSLAFSEENIVLGVPRGPKRAVSSSQLPSKGILKNKENNNDIRKAKSMEVLSPRVKTGEGQSGVKGKGITEAEIQRARATFVEGKLQFSAFLDEITKQVMSPSQLSIFGVSPNKTTEKTFEPVPKPEPVKPELPPKKHRAGRRSDTELPVKKLSRQVKPPIGSRKHSDCSDSDKLTTYAGRRHQGSPPPSHFPPSASHGRKDRRPSPTGDSMSGDRYSRYGPPHTDGTSTSPEPNQPKQRHHRRQHPDTFKNQNPYIQNFTVQTHHEGEHRRPSNSPPSSSQAAGQGFGSESSSTKSDSSRGRDTASTATSHSSEQSARHQSQHMGISQTHRNMVCDPDHLQALQEENADLHQNLLQTVVCIESLEAELQRTRDELSHVKEKYKSLLQTHSGTKQANNLLGEHLHKASESLSSERKYLQNRVSQLGSELDDAHRTIAALENINKRSRPFWKSA; this comes from the exons ATGGACAAGTTCTTCAAACCCGTTCACAGCCCTTCTTCAGATCAGACTAAAAAACAGAGGAACCCCCACCACCAtcctcatcatcaccaccaAGACACCCATTCACAGAG GTATACAAAGCTCGATGACAATGTTAGAAACTCAGATGATAGCAGAGGGCCCCACCGCCGCCGCCAGCACAGTGAAATTCTCTACGACAGCCCCCATCATGACGCCCAGTATCTGTACCAGCAAGATAACGAGAAGCTTTACGACCACCACACTTCTGTAACCCTCTCCAgggcctcctcctcttctctctcctccacctcgtcctcctcctccacttctTGGTTCACAGAGACCAGCGCCAACGATCCCTTCTACCTTCAGCACGCCGAGCGGCCGCAGCACTCCCTGTCCTGCTCCAACATCTCTGAGGTGCGCAGAGGTTTCAGGGAGGACGACGGCAGCGAACCCATCGTCTTTGCCACCGtcaaacacagcaaaaagggaaatGTCGTCAGCAGCTCGCACCAAAGCAGAGGCAATGATTTGTACGACCTCAACAGAGGTCACAGTCGGAGTGAGGAAGGGTTGCTGCAGTGCAACGAAAGTGATGGTGGTAGAGGACGGCCCAAAGCGTCAAAAATCGACCACGGGCCTTTGTATAAGACAACCAGTCTAAACCGTAGCTTGGCTTTCAGTGAGGAGAACATCGTTTTGGGGGTCCCTAGGGGTCCTAAGAGAGCAGTCTCTTCAAGCCAGTTACCCAGCAAAGGGATACTCAAAAACAAGGAGAACAACAATGACATTCGCAAGGCTAAGTCAATGGAGGTGCTTTCTCCAAGAGTCAAGACGGGAGAAGGTCAGAGTGGGGTGAAGGGGAAAGGGATCACTGAAGCTGAGATACAGCGAGCCCGGGCCACCTTTGTGGAGGGAAAGTTGCAGTTTTCAGCTTTTCTAGACGAGATCACGAAACAGGTCATGAGTCCTTCCCAGCTCTCCATTTTTGGCGTGAGCCCCAACAAAACCACAGAGAAGACCTTTGAACCAGTCCCCAAACCTGAGCCGGTCAAGCCTGAGCTTCCACCCAAGAAGCACAGAGCCGGGAGACGGAGTGACACGGAGCTGCCGGTGAAGAAGCTCAGCAGACAGGTGAAACCCCCCATCGGCTCTCGCAAACATTCAGACTGCTCCGATTCGGACAAGCTGACAACGTATGCAGGAAGAAGGCACCAAGGCAGCCCCCCGCCTAGTCACTTCCCGCCATCCGCCAGCCACGGACGTAAAGACCGGAGGCCGTCTCCAACTGGAGACTCGATGTCGGGGGACAGATACAGCAGATATGGTCCTCCCCATACAGATGGAACCAGTACTAGTCCTGAACCGAACCAACCCAAACAGCGCCACCACCGCAGACAGCACCCCGACacttttaaaaaccaaaacccATACATCCAAAACTTTACTGTGCAGACGCACCATGAGGGTGAGCACAGACGGCCGAGCAACTCCCCTCCGTCTTCGTCCCAGGCTGCAGGACAAGGGTTCGGCTCCGAGTCCTCGTCCACAAAGTCCGACTCGTCCAGGGGTCGAGACACGGCCTCCACGGCTACCAGTCACAGCTCAGAGCAGAGCGCCCGGCACCAGTCACAGCACATGGGGATCTCTCAAACGCACAGG AACATGGTGTGTGATCCGGACCACCTTCA GGCGCTGCAGGAGGAGAATGCAGATCTCcaccagaacctgctgcagaCGGTGGTTTGCATTGAGAGCCtggaggcagagctgcagaggacCAGGGACGAGCTCAGTCACGTTAAGGAGAAATATAAGAG CCTCCTGCAGACACACAGTGGGACAAAACAGGCGAATAACCTGCTGGGAGAGCACCTTCACAAAGCG TCGGAGAGCCTGAGCAGTGAGAGGAAATATCTGCAGAATCGAGTTTCCCAGCTGGGCTCAGAGCTGGATGACGCCCACAGGACCATAGCAGCTCTGGAGAACATTAAT AAAAGGAGCAGACCTTTCTGGAAGAgcgcctga